Proteins encoded by one window of Mycolicibacterium cosmeticum:
- a CDS encoding LLM class flavin-dependent oxidoreductase, with protein sequence MTALDIGVYVPQMGMSYSDVLHRAQRCEELGIGSLWLYDHLYGPGMPEIDSLEAWTLATALLSRTERLRVGHLVLCNQFRHPAVLAKMATTLDQISAGRLQLGLGSGSIEDEHVRTGLDWETFAHRSRRLGEALEILTQAFGTGRVDFAGEHYRVRDMPIRPGPVQLPRPPIVVGGVGEKYTLPLVARYADVWNVPTYALGELEHKMAVLRDLCADIGRDPATIVMSVEAVLALAPDEASLPEVRRIAEKRFGGPGFGLHEGGLIGTAPMIVERLRHWQRLGFGQVVLFTHDRAADRTLELLATQVIGEVTR encoded by the coding sequence ATGACCGCCCTGGACATCGGGGTCTATGTCCCACAGATGGGCATGTCCTATTCCGATGTGCTGCACCGCGCGCAGCGGTGTGAGGAACTCGGCATCGGGTCGCTGTGGCTCTATGACCATCTGTACGGGCCCGGGATGCCCGAGATCGACTCGCTGGAGGCCTGGACCCTGGCCACCGCGCTGCTGAGCCGCACCGAGCGGCTCCGCGTGGGACACCTGGTGCTGTGCAATCAGTTTCGTCATCCCGCGGTGCTCGCCAAGATGGCGACGACGCTGGACCAGATCTCGGCCGGCCGGCTGCAGCTGGGGCTGGGCAGCGGCTCGATCGAGGACGAGCACGTCCGCACCGGGCTGGACTGGGAAACCTTCGCGCACCGCTCGCGGCGGCTCGGCGAGGCACTGGAGATCCTCACCCAGGCCTTCGGGACCGGCCGGGTGGACTTCGCCGGGGAGCACTACCGGGTGCGGGACATGCCGATCAGGCCGGGGCCGGTGCAGCTACCACGGCCGCCCATCGTGGTCGGCGGTGTCGGCGAGAAGTACACGCTGCCGCTGGTCGCCCGGTACGCCGACGTCTGGAACGTGCCGACCTATGCCCTCGGCGAGCTCGAGCACAAGATGGCGGTACTGCGCGATCTGTGTGCCGACATCGGCCGGGACCCGGCGACGATCGTGATGTCGGTGGAGGCCGTGCTGGCGCTGGCACCCGACGAGGCGTCCCTGCCCGAGGTCCGCCGGATCGCCGAGAAACGGTTCGGCGGACCGGGTTTCGGCCTGCACGAAGGTGGGTTGATCGGGACCGCGCCGATGATCGTGGAACGGTTGCGGCACTGGCAGCGGCTGGGTTTCGGGCAGGTGGTGCTGTTCACCCACGACCGCGCCGCCGACCGCACGCTGGAATTGCTGGCCACACAGGTGATCGGCGAGGTCACGCGGTAG
- a CDS encoding competence/damage-inducible protein A gives MSVRAGIVVTGTEVLTGRIQDLNGPWLADRLLELGVELAHITICGDRADDVEAQLRFLAAEGVDLIITTGGLGPTADDLTVATVARFCGVELVLDTELEARIAAILRTLMSRRPVADEDFDAVLAANRKQALVPAGAEILEPEGTAPGVVVDGPADGTPVVIVLPGPPRELQPMWSRAIATAAAQRAIAGRTEYRQATVRMFGLAESGLADALRDAQTRIAGFDALEITTCLRRGELEIVTRYEPEDDDTYRALVDFLAERYPQELFSADGSLIDEQIATLLTGRTIATAESCTAGMLAARLADRAGSSAYLAGGVVSYSNEAKVEMLGVDATLIATHGAVSEPVAIAMARGALQRFEADTAVGITGIAGPGGGSAEKPVGTVCFSVALAGREPLVRTLRLPGNRSDVRERATTVAMHLLRRELLACSATA, from the coding sequence GTGAGCGTGCGCGCCGGCATCGTCGTCACCGGCACCGAGGTGCTGACCGGGCGGATCCAGGATCTCAACGGCCCGTGGCTGGCCGACCGGCTGCTGGAGCTCGGGGTCGAACTGGCGCACATCACCATCTGCGGCGACCGCGCCGACGACGTCGAGGCCCAGCTGCGCTTCCTGGCGGCCGAGGGCGTCGACCTGATCATCACCACCGGCGGCCTGGGGCCGACCGCCGACGACCTGACGGTCGCCACCGTGGCCCGGTTCTGCGGTGTCGAGCTGGTGCTCGACACCGAGCTGGAGGCCCGGATCGCGGCGATCCTGCGCACGCTGATGTCCCGGCGTCCCGTCGCGGACGAGGACTTCGACGCGGTGCTGGCCGCCAATCGCAAGCAGGCGCTGGTGCCGGCGGGAGCCGAGATCCTGGAACCGGAGGGCACCGCACCCGGTGTCGTGGTGGACGGGCCCGCCGACGGCACACCCGTCGTCATTGTGCTGCCCGGTCCGCCGCGCGAATTGCAGCCCATGTGGTCGCGCGCCATCGCGACCGCGGCCGCCCAGCGCGCCATCGCCGGGCGCACCGAATACCGGCAGGCCACCGTGCGGATGTTCGGCCTGGCCGAGTCCGGCCTCGCCGACGCCTTGCGGGACGCCCAGACCCGCATCGCCGGATTCGACGCGCTGGAGATCACGACCTGCCTGCGCCGCGGTGAGCTGGAGATCGTCACCCGCTACGAGCCCGAGGACGACGACACCTACCGCGCCCTGGTCGATTTCCTGGCCGAGCGATACCCGCAGGAGCTGTTCTCCGCCGACGGCTCCCTGATCGACGAGCAGATCGCGACGCTGCTGACCGGGCGCACCATCGCCACCGCGGAATCGTGCACGGCGGGGATGCTGGCCGCGCGGCTGGCCGACCGGGCCGGCTCGTCGGCGTATCTGGCCGGGGGCGTGGTGTCCTACTCCAACGAGGCCAAGGTCGAGATGCTCGGGGTGGATGCAACGCTCATCGCCACGCACGGCGCGGTGTCCGAACCGGTGGCGATCGCGATGGCGCGCGGTGCGCTGCAGCGGTTCGAGGCCGATACCGCGGTGGGCATCACCGGTATCGCCGGGCCCGGTGGCGGATCCGCCGAGAAACCGGTCGGCACGGTGTGTTTCAGCGTGGCGTTGGCCGGGCGCGAACCGTTGGTCCGCACGCTGCGGCTGCCCGGCAACCGCAGCGACGTCCGGGAACGCGCCACCACCGTGGCGATGCACCTGCTGCGCCGGGAACTGCTGGCGTGCTCCGCTACCGCGTGA
- a CDS encoding glycosyl hydrolase 2 galactose-binding domain-containing protein: MKRRTALFSVALLLLVLLLGAADFASFARPEPAATTTELAQGWKLVSARGLPADGRAISTPGYRDDGWHTVAHMPATVLDALQRDGTYPDLYYGTNLADEVPQDLYQQDWWYRTTFDAPAGHSNYQLQFLGINYRAEIWLNGHLIADSSQIVGMYTAHQLDVTRWIRSGPNVLAVKVIPERALQDVDGVELADSWYDWINWRYLGYQGPGKNPANGNSFVPDRNAGIFKPVYLRTAGAVEIGDATVNTELPLPRTDSARLTVYANVHNSSDRRVNGVLRATISRPGKPSVAVEQPVTLSPGERRELTFSPARFTELTVEHPDLWWPYTMGDPSLYDLKLDFRQYNRVIDTSTQRFGIRTITQHRDTDEQFPELGSGGSFYLTVNGRDYLIRGAVYTPDLLFDDDPDREDAILRYAKDLGLNMLRLESKIPGERLVERADELGIPLMVGWMCCNQWEKWEQWDDEDRAVALDSLRSQILMLRSHASVAIWANGSDGLPPEPLRGQYHAVLRDLHWQNAVVDTVSSFGHDDDQGQPQWDGIHMAGPYSWRPPSYWFSGRYGATRGANAEQGDNEHIPPLASLKEFIPPDKLWPINDTWSFHAGSNPGNASLTSIQRAINRRYGPSSGAEEFTRKAQLAHYESTRAQFEAFAANGWANHKMTIYWMLNSHWPSFFGNIFDYYLRPGGAYYGAKAGLRPLSLVFDAYAGGNHGTAEIKVVNQTPRDVSGLRARVRVYDLAGRVRDDRTVDDVAVSSGGAHTVLTLPREARDSRVFFVRAELLDGAGKVVSQNVYWQSQQPDDVGDPANDTAFELRQVSWADMTPLNYLAKAPLQVSAKRTGDREVAIRLHNPGKQIAFFERAEITGAPDGDETLPVQYTDNYVTVFPGETVDLSGTVLAPGERGNYVRVSGYNTAAVVVPVG, translated from the coding sequence TTGAAGCGTCGTACCGCCCTGTTCAGCGTCGCCCTTCTGTTGCTCGTGCTGCTGCTCGGTGCCGCCGATTTCGCCTCCTTCGCGCGGCCCGAGCCGGCCGCCACCACCACCGAACTGGCCCAGGGCTGGAAACTGGTGTCGGCCCGCGGCCTACCCGCCGACGGCCGCGCCATCTCGACACCCGGCTACCGGGATGACGGCTGGCACACCGTGGCGCACATGCCGGCCACCGTGCTCGACGCGCTGCAACGGGACGGCACCTATCCGGACCTGTACTACGGGACCAACCTGGCCGACGAGGTCCCGCAGGATCTCTACCAGCAGGACTGGTGGTACCGCACCACGTTCGACGCCCCGGCCGGCCACAGCAACTATCAGCTGCAGTTCCTCGGGATCAACTACCGGGCCGAGATCTGGCTCAACGGCCACCTGATCGCCGACAGCAGCCAGATCGTGGGTATGTACACCGCACACCAGCTCGACGTCACCCGGTGGATCCGCAGCGGCCCGAATGTCCTTGCGGTGAAAGTGATCCCGGAACGCGCGCTGCAGGACGTCGACGGTGTAGAGCTGGCCGACAGCTGGTACGACTGGATCAACTGGCGCTACCTGGGTTACCAGGGCCCGGGCAAGAACCCCGCCAACGGCAATTCGTTCGTCCCGGATCGCAATGCGGGCATCTTCAAACCCGTCTACCTGCGCACCGCGGGTGCCGTGGAGATCGGTGATGCCACGGTCAACACCGAACTCCCGCTGCCGAGAACGGATTCCGCGCGGCTGACGGTGTACGCCAACGTGCACAACTCGTCGGACCGGCGGGTCAACGGCGTGCTGCGGGCCACCATCAGCCGGCCCGGCAAGCCGTCGGTGGCCGTCGAGCAGCCGGTCACCCTGTCTCCCGGGGAACGTCGCGAACTGACCTTCAGCCCGGCCCGCTTCACCGAGCTGACCGTCGAACATCCCGACCTGTGGTGGCCCTACACCATGGGCGATCCCAGTCTCTACGACCTGAAACTGGACTTCCGCCAATACAACCGGGTGATCGACACCAGCACCCAGCGGTTCGGCATCCGCACCATCACCCAGCATCGCGACACCGACGAGCAGTTCCCCGAACTGGGCTCCGGCGGCAGTTTCTACCTCACCGTCAACGGCAGGGACTACCTGATCCGCGGCGCGGTGTACACCCCGGACCTGCTGTTCGACGACGACCCGGACCGGGAGGACGCGATCCTGCGGTACGCCAAGGATCTGGGCCTGAACATGCTTCGGCTGGAGTCCAAGATCCCGGGGGAGCGGCTGGTGGAACGTGCCGACGAGCTGGGCATCCCGCTGATGGTCGGGTGGATGTGCTGCAACCAGTGGGAGAAGTGGGAACAGTGGGATGACGAGGACCGCGCGGTGGCGCTGGACAGCCTGCGCTCACAGATCCTGATGCTGCGCTCGCACGCGTCGGTCGCGATCTGGGCCAACGGCAGCGACGGGCTGCCACCGGAACCGTTGCGCGGCCAGTACCACGCGGTGCTGCGTGACCTGCACTGGCAGAACGCGGTCGTCGACACCGTCTCGTCGTTCGGGCACGACGACGATCAGGGCCAACCGCAGTGGGACGGTATCCACATGGCCGGGCCGTACAGCTGGCGCCCGCCGAGCTACTGGTTCAGCGGCCGGTACGGCGCCACCCGCGGCGCCAACGCCGAGCAAGGCGACAACGAACACATCCCGCCGCTGGCCAGCCTCAAGGAGTTCATCCCGCCCGACAAGCTGTGGCCCATCAACGACACCTGGTCCTTCCACGCCGGATCGAACCCCGGCAACGCGTCGCTGACCAGCATCCAGCGCGCCATCAACCGTCGCTACGGTCCGTCCTCGGGCGCCGAAGAGTTCACCCGCAAAGCCCAACTGGCCCATTACGAATCGACCCGCGCGCAGTTCGAGGCGTTCGCGGCCAACGGGTGGGCCAACCACAAGATGACCATCTACTGGATGCTCAACAGTCACTGGCCGTCGTTCTTCGGCAACATCTTCGACTACTACCTGCGCCCGGGCGGGGCCTATTACGGGGCCAAGGCCGGACTGCGCCCGCTGTCGCTGGTGTTCGATGCCTACGCCGGCGGCAACCACGGCACGGCCGAGATCAAGGTGGTCAACCAGACCCCGCGCGACGTGTCGGGCCTGCGGGCCCGGGTGCGGGTTTACGACCTGGCCGGCCGGGTGCGCGACGACCGCACCGTCGACGATGTCGCCGTGAGCTCCGGCGGGGCGCACACCGTGCTCACGCTCCCGCGCGAGGCCCGTGACTCCCGGGTGTTCTTCGTCAGGGCCGAATTGCTCGACGGCGCAGGCAAAGTGGTGTCCCAGAACGTGTACTGGCAGTCCCAGCAACCCGATGATGTGGGGGACCCGGCCAACGACACGGCCTTCGAACTCAGGCAGGTCAGCTGGGCCGATATGACACCGCTGAACTATCTGGCCAAGGCGCCGCTGCAGGTGAGCGCCAAACGGACCGGCGACCGCGAGGTCGCCATCAGGCTGCACAACCCCGGCAAGCAGATCGCGTTCTTCGAACGCGCCGAGATCACCGGCGCCCCGGACGGGGACGAGACCCTGCCGGTGCAGTACACCGACAACTACGTGACGGTGTTCCCCGGTGAGACCGTGGACCTGAGCGGCACCGTGCTCGCACCCGGTGAGCGGGGCAATTATGTGCGGGTCAGCGGGTACAACACCGCTGCGGTGGTGGTGCCGGTCGGCTGA
- a CDS encoding glucose 1-dehydrogenase → MGRVDGKVVLISGGAQGMGAAHARALVAEGGKVVIGDILDEPGQALAEELGAAARYVHLDVTQADHWDAAVGAANEAFGGLTGLVNNAGIVALGKIGKFDMTQWQKVIDVNLTGTFLGMQAAVGSMKAAGSGSIINVSSVEGLRGAPMVHPYVASKWAVRGLAKSAALELGRHNIRVNSVHPGFIRTPMTEHFPEDMVTAPLGRPGQSEEVAAFVVFLISDESSFATGAEFVVDGGLVTDVNHKDNVF, encoded by the coding sequence ATGGGACGCGTGGACGGCAAGGTTGTACTGATCAGCGGCGGTGCCCAGGGCATGGGCGCCGCCCACGCCAGGGCGCTGGTGGCCGAGGGCGGCAAGGTGGTCATCGGCGACATCCTCGACGAGCCGGGACAGGCGCTGGCCGAAGAACTCGGTGCCGCCGCGCGTTACGTGCACCTCGACGTCACCCAGGCCGACCATTGGGACGCCGCCGTCGGCGCGGCCAACGAGGCCTTCGGCGGGCTGACCGGGTTGGTGAACAACGCCGGCATCGTCGCGCTGGGCAAGATCGGCAAATTCGACATGACGCAGTGGCAGAAGGTCATCGACGTCAACCTCACGGGTACCTTCCTGGGCATGCAGGCCGCCGTCGGCTCGATGAAGGCGGCAGGCAGCGGTTCGATCATCAACGTGTCCTCGGTCGAGGGATTACGCGGTGCGCCGATGGTCCATCCCTATGTGGCGTCCAAGTGGGCGGTCCGCGGGCTGGCCAAGTCCGCCGCGCTGGAACTCGGCAGGCACAACATCCGGGTCAACTCCGTGCATCCCGGCTTCATCCGCACGCCCATGACCGAACACTTCCCCGAGGACATGGTGACCGCGCCGCTGGGCCGCCCGGGCCAGTCCGAGGAAGTTGCCGCCTTCGTGGTGTTCCTGATCAGCGACGAGTCGTCGTTCGCCACCGGGGCCGAGTTCGTGGTCGACGGCGGACTGGTCACCGACGTGAACCACAAGGACAACGTCTTCTGA
- a CDS encoding NAD(P)H-dependent amine dehydrogenase family protein, whose protein sequence is MAIRVALVGTGNCGRLALLQLIEDPRFELVAIGTSSADKVGRDAGELAGLDVATGITATEGLDAVLASRPDCLVYCAMGDTRPVEATRDVTRALSAGVNVVGSAPGGLQYPWGAMPEKAIARVEEAARQGNASVFITGVDPGFATDLVPFAIASTCQRIDQIKTMEIADYATYDGAEVMSVVMGFGNPMDQPGLLFYPGILSAAWGTAITMLAAGLGVQVDEITESYELAPAPEDIEVATGVIAAGTVAAMRFQINGMVGGRPVIVVEHVTRVREDLRPDWAQPAQPGGSYRVEITGEPSYVVDICPTSSRGDHNYAAILAAAGRIVNAIPEVVAAPPGIRTTLDLPLGTGRGLLYGHHTPQPAQ, encoded by the coding sequence ATGGCCATTCGCGTGGCACTCGTCGGCACCGGAAACTGCGGCAGGCTCGCCCTCCTCCAGCTCATCGAGGATCCCCGGTTCGAACTGGTCGCGATCGGCACGTCGAGCGCGGACAAGGTGGGCAGGGATGCCGGCGAATTGGCCGGTCTGGACGTGGCCACCGGCATCACCGCGACCGAAGGGCTCGACGCCGTGCTCGCATCGCGGCCGGATTGCCTGGTCTACTGCGCCATGGGCGATACCCGTCCGGTCGAGGCCACCCGCGATGTCACCCGCGCGCTGTCGGCCGGTGTCAACGTGGTCGGCTCGGCGCCCGGCGGGCTGCAATACCCGTGGGGCGCCATGCCGGAGAAGGCCATCGCCCGGGTGGAAGAGGCCGCCCGGCAAGGTAATGCGAGCGTCTTCATCACCGGGGTGGACCCCGGTTTCGCCACCGATCTGGTGCCGTTCGCCATTGCCAGCACCTGCCAGCGCATCGACCAGATCAAGACGATGGAGATCGCCGACTACGCCACCTACGACGGTGCCGAGGTGATGTCGGTGGTCATGGGCTTCGGCAATCCGATGGATCAGCCCGGCTTGCTGTTCTACCCCGGCATCCTGAGCGCCGCGTGGGGCACCGCGATCACCATGCTGGCCGCGGGCCTGGGCGTGCAGGTCGACGAGATCACCGAGAGCTACGAGTTGGCTCCGGCACCCGAGGATATCGAGGTTGCCACCGGCGTGATCGCCGCAGGCACGGTGGCGGCGATGCGATTCCAGATCAACGGCATGGTCGGCGGCCGGCCGGTGATCGTCGTCGAACATGTCACCCGGGTCCGCGAGGACCTGCGGCCGGACTGGGCCCAGCCCGCGCAGCCGGGTGGGTCCTATCGGGTGGAGATCACCGGGGAACCGTCCTATGTCGTCGACATCTGCCCGACCAGCAGCCGCGGCGACCACAACTACGCGGCGATCCTCGCCGCGGCCGGCCGGATCGTCAACGCCATCCCCGAGGTGGTGGCCGCGCCACCGGGCATCCGCACCACACTCGACCTGCCACTGGGCACGGGCCGGGGCTTGCTCTACGGGCACCACACGCCCCAACCCGCACAATAG
- a CDS encoding HAD family hydrolase, with protein sequence MPADPIAQIRSTPAGPSVGAFFDLDGTLVRGFTATVHAGHRFRNRQAKFGELTGIIEASVRYKLGRMEFERLLQRAAGYLMGDSLTELEELGEELFQRHTVARLFPVMREVVAAHQERGHTVVMSSSALTMHAEPVARHLGITDVLCNHFATDDDGRLTGQIVRPIIWGRNKARAVLAFSAAHDIDLSRSFGYSDGTEDLPVLEAVGHPHAVNPRAGLATAAAQRGWPILRVSSDEGRRWAALRRRGATR encoded by the coding sequence GTGCCCGCCGACCCGATTGCCCAGATTCGCAGCACACCGGCAGGACCGTCGGTCGGCGCCTTCTTCGATCTGGACGGCACCCTGGTCCGCGGCTTCACCGCGACCGTGCATGCCGGGCACCGGTTCCGCAACCGGCAGGCCAAGTTCGGCGAGCTGACCGGCATCATCGAGGCCTCGGTGCGCTACAAGCTGGGCCGGATGGAGTTCGAGCGCCTGCTGCAGCGCGCCGCGGGTTATCTGATGGGTGACTCGTTGACCGAGCTCGAGGAACTCGGCGAGGAGCTGTTCCAGCGGCACACCGTCGCGCGCTTGTTCCCGGTCATGCGCGAGGTGGTCGCGGCCCATCAGGAACGCGGTCACACCGTGGTGATGAGTTCGTCGGCGCTGACCATGCACGCCGAGCCGGTGGCCCGGCACCTGGGCATCACCGATGTGCTGTGCAATCACTTCGCCACCGACGACGACGGGCGGCTGACCGGACAGATCGTGCGGCCGATCATCTGGGGCCGCAACAAGGCTCGCGCGGTGCTGGCGTTCAGCGCCGCGCACGACATCGACCTGAGCCGGAGTTTCGGCTATTCCGACGGCACCGAGGATCTGCCCGTTCTGGAGGCCGTCGGCCATCCGCACGCGGTCAATCCCCGGGCAGGCCTGGCCACCGCCGCCGCGCAACGCGGCTGGCCGATCCTGCGGGTCAGTTCCGACGAGGGCCGCCGCTGGGCCGCGCTGCGGCGCCGCGGCGCGACTCGATGA
- a CDS encoding (2Fe-2S)-binding protein, with protein MFVCLCNGITSHAVADAVDAGASTTNEVAAACGAGADCGRCRRTVRAIIESRRGAAARPSGGPRRN; from the coding sequence ATGTTCGTCTGTCTGTGCAACGGCATCACCAGCCATGCGGTGGCCGACGCGGTGGATGCCGGCGCGTCGACCACCAACGAGGTGGCGGCGGCGTGCGGTGCGGGTGCCGACTGCGGCCGCTGCCGGCGCACGGTGCGCGCCATCATCGAGTCGCGCCGCGGCGCCGCAGCGCGGCCCAGCGGCGGCCCTCGTCGGAACTGA
- a CDS encoding nitronate monooxygenase — MHTALCDQLGIDVPIFAFTHCRDVVVAVSRAGGFGVLGAVGFTPEQLEIELNWIDEHIGDHPYGVDIVIPNKYEGMDANMSADELKSTLNALVPQEHLDFAKKLLADHGVPTGDLDDNALQLLGWTEATATPQVEIALQHPKVTLIANALGTPPADMIKHIHESGRKVAALCGSPAQARKHAEADVDIIIAQGGEGGGHCGEVGSIVLWPQVVKEVAPRPVLAAGGIGSGYQIAAALAMGAQGAWTGSQWLMVEEAENTPVQQATYAKATSRDTVRSRSFTGKPCRMLRNDWTDAWQTAGNPEPLGMPLQYMVSGMAVAATHKYPDQTIDVAFNPIGQVVGQFTKVEKTSAVIERWVQEYLEATSTLNQINEAASV; from the coding sequence ATGCATACCGCCCTCTGTGACCAACTCGGCATCGACGTGCCGATCTTCGCCTTCACGCACTGCCGAGACGTGGTCGTCGCGGTCAGCAGGGCCGGCGGCTTCGGCGTGCTGGGCGCCGTCGGGTTCACCCCCGAACAGCTCGAGATCGAGCTCAACTGGATCGACGAACACATCGGTGATCACCCCTACGGCGTGGACATCGTGATCCCGAACAAGTACGAGGGCATGGACGCCAACATGTCGGCCGACGAGCTGAAGTCGACGCTGAACGCGCTGGTCCCCCAGGAGCATCTCGACTTCGCCAAGAAGCTGCTCGCCGACCACGGCGTCCCCACCGGAGACCTCGACGACAACGCGCTGCAGCTGCTCGGCTGGACCGAGGCGACGGCCACCCCTCAGGTGGAGATCGCTCTGCAACACCCGAAGGTCACCTTGATCGCCAACGCGCTGGGGACCCCGCCGGCCGACATGATCAAGCACATCCACGAATCCGGGCGTAAGGTCGCGGCGCTGTGCGGCTCGCCCGCCCAGGCCCGTAAGCACGCCGAGGCCGACGTCGACATCATCATCGCCCAGGGCGGCGAGGGCGGCGGACACTGCGGCGAGGTCGGCTCGATCGTGTTGTGGCCGCAGGTGGTCAAGGAGGTCGCGCCGCGCCCGGTGCTGGCGGCCGGCGGTATCGGCAGCGGCTACCAGATCGCGGCGGCACTGGCCATGGGCGCGCAGGGCGCCTGGACCGGATCGCAGTGGCTGATGGTCGAAGAAGCCGAGAACACCCCCGTGCAACAGGCGACGTACGCCAAGGCGACGAGCCGCGACACCGTGCGCAGCCGCTCGTTCACCGGCAAGCCGTGCCGGATGCTGCGCAACGATTGGACCGATGCCTGGCAGACCGCCGGCAACCCCGAGCCGCTCGGCATGCCCCTGCAGTACATGGTGTCGGGCATGGCCGTGGCCGCCACGCACAAGTACCCCGACCAGACCATCGACGTAGCCTTCAACCCCATCGGCCAGGTGGTGGGCCAGTTCACCAAGGTCGAGAAGACCTCCGCCGTCATCGAACGCTGGGTGCAGGAATATCTCGAGGCGACCAGCACGCTGAATCAGATCAACGAGGCCGCCTCGGTGTGA
- a CDS encoding TetR/AcrR family transcriptional regulator: protein MASPRDRMIVSAALLIRERGAHATAISDVLEHSGAPRGSAYHHFPGGRTQLLCEAIDFAGDYVARRISSAASALDALDVIVEHFRNQLSDSGFRAGCPVVAVAVEADNTEVMARAAAAFTRWITQIEDLMRADGIAPGRAAELAMLATTSIEGAVLVARTAGDDTALTLVHRQLRALVAAETGERKA, encoded by the coding sequence ATGGCCAGCCCACGTGACCGCATGATCGTCTCGGCGGCATTGTTGATCCGGGAGCGCGGCGCACACGCGACCGCGATCTCCGATGTGCTCGAACACAGCGGCGCGCCGCGCGGCTCGGCCTACCATCACTTCCCCGGTGGTCGCACCCAGCTCCTGTGCGAGGCGATCGATTTCGCCGGTGATTACGTCGCCCGCCGGATCTCCTCGGCGGCGTCGGCACTCGACGCGCTGGACGTCATCGTCGAGCACTTCCGCAATCAGCTGTCCGACAGCGGATTCCGGGCCGGTTGCCCGGTGGTGGCGGTGGCCGTCGAAGCAGACAACACCGAGGTGATGGCGCGCGCCGCCGCCGCGTTCACCCGGTGGATCACGCAGATCGAAGACCTGATGCGCGCCGACGGCATCGCTCCGGGCCGGGCCGCCGAACTGGCGATGCTGGCCACCACGTCGATCGAGGGCGCGGTCCTGGTGGCGCGCACCGCCGGTGACGACACCGCGCTGACTCTCGTCCACCGGCAGCTGCGCGCCCTCGTGGCTGCCGAAACCGGGGAACGAAAGGCGTGA